The proteins below are encoded in one region of Cyclopterus lumpus isolate fCycLum1 chromosome 8, fCycLum1.pri, whole genome shotgun sequence:
- the ramp2 gene encoding receptor activity-modifying protein 2 isoform X1, protein MRASCCFIEPSCKKVEICNPYPPGKTNRALSGKMTATSFSLMISGCFLNLLIWAGCTTVVCLVDEKLAPQPATTIGYHSTEMTAANATHGDSTLSFTCGNHSHNCMAYCSLCDQFYGAPTTICLSDLLDHLCLHKFYTTMTSLNSTDWCTWSNVSGLYSNLSLCTEEISDCLEIPWPNPLVEQTFVNIHSKFFKDCPSEELSDPPPVIVFALVITPICLIPVMVSLVVLKTKNGDGSS, encoded by the exons ATGAGGGCTTCCTGTTGTTTTATAGAGCCTTCCTGCAAAAAGGTTGAGATATGTAATCCCTACCCACCAGGGAAGACGAACAGAGCGTTGTCAGGCAAAATGACAGCCACTAGTTTCTCACTTATGATTTCTgggtgttttctaaatcttcTCATCTGGG CAGGATGCACAACAGTGGTTTGCCTGGTTGATGAAAAGTTGGCGCCACAACCGGCCACAACGATAG GGTATCACTCAACAGAGATGACGGCTGCCA ATGCCACTCATGGAGACTCAACCTTGTCATTTA CTTGTGGGAATCATTCTCACAATTGTATGGCGTACTGCAGCCTCTGTGATCAGTTTTATGGTGCACCAACAACGATTTGCCTTTCCGATCTGCTTGACCATCTCTGTCTCCACAAATTCTACACCACAATGACATCACTGAACAGCACTGACTGGTGCACTTGGAGCAATGTGAGCGG TTTGTATAGTAACCTAAGCCTGTGCACAGAGGAGATATCCGACTGTCTAGAGATCCCGTGGCCCAACCCGCTGGTGGAGCAGACCTTTGTGAACATTCACTCCAAGTTTTTCAAGGATTGTCCCTCAGAGGAGCTAAGCGACCCACCACCAGTCATCGTCTTTGCCCTGGTGATAACTCCCATCTGCCTGATCCCTGTCATGGTTAGCCTTGTGGTGCTTAAGACCAAGAATGGGGACGGCAGCTCCTGA
- the ramp2 gene encoding receptor activity-modifying protein 2 isoform X7, whose product MKGALGFIGVFLSFLCDATHGDSTLSFTCGNHSHNCMAYCSLCDQFYGAPTTICLSDLLDHLCLHKFYTTMTSLNSTDWCTWSNVSGLYSNLSLCTEEISDCLEIPWPNPLVEQTFVNIHSKFFKDCPSEELSDPPPVIVFALVITPICLIPVMVSLVVLKTKNGDGSS is encoded by the exons ATGAAGGGAGCACTTGGTTTCATTGGGgtattcctctcctttctctgcg ATGCCACTCATGGAGACTCAACCTTGTCATTTA CTTGTGGGAATCATTCTCACAATTGTATGGCGTACTGCAGCCTCTGTGATCAGTTTTATGGTGCACCAACAACGATTTGCCTTTCCGATCTGCTTGACCATCTCTGTCTCCACAAATTCTACACCACAATGACATCACTGAACAGCACTGACTGGTGCACTTGGAGCAATGTGAGCGG TTTGTATAGTAACCTAAGCCTGTGCACAGAGGAGATATCCGACTGTCTAGAGATCCCGTGGCCCAACCCGCTGGTGGAGCAGACCTTTGTGAACATTCACTCCAAGTTTTTCAAGGATTGTCCCTCAGAGGAGCTAAGCGACCCACCACCAGTCATCGTCTTTGCCCTGGTGATAACTCCCATCTGCCTGATCCCTGTCATGGTTAGCCTTGTGGTGCTTAAGACCAAGAATGGGGACGGCAGCTCCTGA
- the ramp2 gene encoding receptor activity-modifying protein 2 isoform X6, with the protein MRASCCFIEPSCKKVEICNPYPPGKTNRALSGKMTATSFSLMISGCFLNLLIWGYHSTEMTAATCGNHSHNCMAYCSLCDQFYGAPTTICLSDLLDHLCLHKFYTTMTSLNSTDWCTWSNVSGLYSNLSLCTEEISDCLEIPWPNPLVEQTFVNIHSKFFKDCPSEELSDPPPVIVFALVITPICLIPVMVSLVVLKTKNGDGSS; encoded by the exons ATGAGGGCTTCCTGTTGTTTTATAGAGCCTTCCTGCAAAAAGGTTGAGATATGTAATCCCTACCCACCAGGGAAGACGAACAGAGCGTTGTCAGGCAAAATGACAGCCACTAGTTTCTCACTTATGATTTCTgggtgttttctaaatcttcTCATCTGGG GGTATCACTCAACAGAGATGACGGCTGCCA CTTGTGGGAATCATTCTCACAATTGTATGGCGTACTGCAGCCTCTGTGATCAGTTTTATGGTGCACCAACAACGATTTGCCTTTCCGATCTGCTTGACCATCTCTGTCTCCACAAATTCTACACCACAATGACATCACTGAACAGCACTGACTGGTGCACTTGGAGCAATGTGAGCGG TTTGTATAGTAACCTAAGCCTGTGCACAGAGGAGATATCCGACTGTCTAGAGATCCCGTGGCCCAACCCGCTGGTGGAGCAGACCTTTGTGAACATTCACTCCAAGTTTTTCAAGGATTGTCCCTCAGAGGAGCTAAGCGACCCACCACCAGTCATCGTCTTTGCCCTGGTGATAACTCCCATCTGCCTGATCCCTGTCATGGTTAGCCTTGTGGTGCTTAAGACCAAGAATGGGGACGGCAGCTCCTGA
- the ramp2 gene encoding receptor activity-modifying protein 2 isoform X4 gives MRASCCFIEPSCKKVEICNPYPPGKTNRALSGKMTATSFSLMISGCFLNLLIWGCTTVVCLVDEKLAPQPATTIGYHSTEMTAATCGNHSHNCMAYCSLCDQFYGAPTTICLSDLLDHLCLHKFYTTMTSLNSTDWCTWSNVSGLYSNLSLCTEEISDCLEIPWPNPLVEQTFVNIHSKFFKDCPSEELSDPPPVIVFALVITPICLIPVMVSLVVLKTKNGDGSS, from the exons ATGAGGGCTTCCTGTTGTTTTATAGAGCCTTCCTGCAAAAAGGTTGAGATATGTAATCCCTACCCACCAGGGAAGACGAACAGAGCGTTGTCAGGCAAAATGACAGCCACTAGTTTCTCACTTATGATTTCTgggtgttttctaaatcttcTCATCTGGG GATGCACAACAGTGGTTTGCCTGGTTGATGAAAAGTTGGCGCCACAACCGGCCACAACGATAG GGTATCACTCAACAGAGATGACGGCTGCCA CTTGTGGGAATCATTCTCACAATTGTATGGCGTACTGCAGCCTCTGTGATCAGTTTTATGGTGCACCAACAACGATTTGCCTTTCCGATCTGCTTGACCATCTCTGTCTCCACAAATTCTACACCACAATGACATCACTGAACAGCACTGACTGGTGCACTTGGAGCAATGTGAGCGG TTTGTATAGTAACCTAAGCCTGTGCACAGAGGAGATATCCGACTGTCTAGAGATCCCGTGGCCCAACCCGCTGGTGGAGCAGACCTTTGTGAACATTCACTCCAAGTTTTTCAAGGATTGTCCCTCAGAGGAGCTAAGCGACCCACCACCAGTCATCGTCTTTGCCCTGGTGATAACTCCCATCTGCCTGATCCCTGTCATGGTTAGCCTTGTGGTGCTTAAGACCAAGAATGGGGACGGCAGCTCCTGA
- the ramp2 gene encoding receptor activity-modifying protein 2 isoform X5 produces MRASCCFIEPSCKKVEICNPYPPGKTNRALSGKMTATSFSLMISGCFLNLLIWGYHSTEMTAANATHGDSTLSFTCGNHSHNCMAYCSLCDQFYGAPTTICLSDLLDHLCLHKFYTTMTSLNSTDWCTWSNVSGLYSNLSLCTEEISDCLEIPWPNPLVEQTFVNIHSKFFKDCPSEELSDPPPVIVFALVITPICLIPVMVSLVVLKTKNGDGSS; encoded by the exons ATGAGGGCTTCCTGTTGTTTTATAGAGCCTTCCTGCAAAAAGGTTGAGATATGTAATCCCTACCCACCAGGGAAGACGAACAGAGCGTTGTCAGGCAAAATGACAGCCACTAGTTTCTCACTTATGATTTCTgggtgttttctaaatcttcTCATCTGGG GGTATCACTCAACAGAGATGACGGCTGCCA ATGCCACTCATGGAGACTCAACCTTGTCATTTA CTTGTGGGAATCATTCTCACAATTGTATGGCGTACTGCAGCCTCTGTGATCAGTTTTATGGTGCACCAACAACGATTTGCCTTTCCGATCTGCTTGACCATCTCTGTCTCCACAAATTCTACACCACAATGACATCACTGAACAGCACTGACTGGTGCACTTGGAGCAATGTGAGCGG TTTGTATAGTAACCTAAGCCTGTGCACAGAGGAGATATCCGACTGTCTAGAGATCCCGTGGCCCAACCCGCTGGTGGAGCAGACCTTTGTGAACATTCACTCCAAGTTTTTCAAGGATTGTCCCTCAGAGGAGCTAAGCGACCCACCACCAGTCATCGTCTTTGCCCTGGTGATAACTCCCATCTGCCTGATCCCTGTCATGGTTAGCCTTGTGGTGCTTAAGACCAAGAATGGGGACGGCAGCTCCTGA
- the ramp2 gene encoding receptor activity-modifying protein 2 isoform X2 has product MRASCCFIEPSCKKVEICNPYPPGKTNRALSGKMTATSFSLMISGCFLNLLIWGCTTVVCLVDEKLAPQPATTIGYHSTEMTAANATHGDSTLSFTCGNHSHNCMAYCSLCDQFYGAPTTICLSDLLDHLCLHKFYTTMTSLNSTDWCTWSNVSGLYSNLSLCTEEISDCLEIPWPNPLVEQTFVNIHSKFFKDCPSEELSDPPPVIVFALVITPICLIPVMVSLVVLKTKNGDGSS; this is encoded by the exons ATGAGGGCTTCCTGTTGTTTTATAGAGCCTTCCTGCAAAAAGGTTGAGATATGTAATCCCTACCCACCAGGGAAGACGAACAGAGCGTTGTCAGGCAAAATGACAGCCACTAGTTTCTCACTTATGATTTCTgggtgttttctaaatcttcTCATCTGGG GATGCACAACAGTGGTTTGCCTGGTTGATGAAAAGTTGGCGCCACAACCGGCCACAACGATAG GGTATCACTCAACAGAGATGACGGCTGCCA ATGCCACTCATGGAGACTCAACCTTGTCATTTA CTTGTGGGAATCATTCTCACAATTGTATGGCGTACTGCAGCCTCTGTGATCAGTTTTATGGTGCACCAACAACGATTTGCCTTTCCGATCTGCTTGACCATCTCTGTCTCCACAAATTCTACACCACAATGACATCACTGAACAGCACTGACTGGTGCACTTGGAGCAATGTGAGCGG TTTGTATAGTAACCTAAGCCTGTGCACAGAGGAGATATCCGACTGTCTAGAGATCCCGTGGCCCAACCCGCTGGTGGAGCAGACCTTTGTGAACATTCACTCCAAGTTTTTCAAGGATTGTCCCTCAGAGGAGCTAAGCGACCCACCACCAGTCATCGTCTTTGCCCTGGTGATAACTCCCATCTGCCTGATCCCTGTCATGGTTAGCCTTGTGGTGCTTAAGACCAAGAATGGGGACGGCAGCTCCTGA
- the ramp2 gene encoding receptor activity-modifying protein 2 isoform X3 — protein MRASCCFIEPSCKKVEICNPYPPGKTNRALSGKMTATSFSLMISGCFLNLLIWAGCTTVVCLVDEKLAPQPATTIGYHSTEMTAATCGNHSHNCMAYCSLCDQFYGAPTTICLSDLLDHLCLHKFYTTMTSLNSTDWCTWSNVSGLYSNLSLCTEEISDCLEIPWPNPLVEQTFVNIHSKFFKDCPSEELSDPPPVIVFALVITPICLIPVMVSLVVLKTKNGDGSS, from the exons ATGAGGGCTTCCTGTTGTTTTATAGAGCCTTCCTGCAAAAAGGTTGAGATATGTAATCCCTACCCACCAGGGAAGACGAACAGAGCGTTGTCAGGCAAAATGACAGCCACTAGTTTCTCACTTATGATTTCTgggtgttttctaaatcttcTCATCTGGG CAGGATGCACAACAGTGGTTTGCCTGGTTGATGAAAAGTTGGCGCCACAACCGGCCACAACGATAG GGTATCACTCAACAGAGATGACGGCTGCCA CTTGTGGGAATCATTCTCACAATTGTATGGCGTACTGCAGCCTCTGTGATCAGTTTTATGGTGCACCAACAACGATTTGCCTTTCCGATCTGCTTGACCATCTCTGTCTCCACAAATTCTACACCACAATGACATCACTGAACAGCACTGACTGGTGCACTTGGAGCAATGTGAGCGG TTTGTATAGTAACCTAAGCCTGTGCACAGAGGAGATATCCGACTGTCTAGAGATCCCGTGGCCCAACCCGCTGGTGGAGCAGACCTTTGTGAACATTCACTCCAAGTTTTTCAAGGATTGTCCCTCAGAGGAGCTAAGCGACCCACCACCAGTCATCGTCTTTGCCCTGGTGATAACTCCCATCTGCCTGATCCCTGTCATGGTTAGCCTTGTGGTGCTTAAGACCAAGAATGGGGACGGCAGCTCCTGA